GAACAGTTATGCTTCCCAGATTCTTCCTGACGATCGTTGGAAAATCATATTATATGTTCGTAAATTACAAGAATACGACAACAAGGGAACGAAATAATGGAAGGGACGGTAGAACAAAACCTCATCAACTTTAAGTTGGATTCCAAAACCAGAAACGCTCTGGTCGGCATGATCCTTGTCGGTCTTGCAAGCTTGGGAATTGCGGCTTTCGGCCTGGGACATGAGAATCTCCGTCACGAAGGCGGTCATTCCAATCCGGCATGGTCCGCATATCTGGTAGGTACATTCTTCATCTTGGGAATTACCTTGGCGGGAGTCTTCTTTACCTCTCTCGCTCATATTACGGGAGCTCATTGGCCCGTAACTCTCAGAAGAATCAGCGAAGCTTACGGCACATTCATTCCGGTGATCGGGGGACTGTTGTTGTTGCTTATCGTAGGAGCTCACGATCTTTACGAATGGACTCACGAGGACGTCGTAGCTGAGGATCATCTGCTGCAGCACAAGAAGCCGCTTTTGAATATCGGTTTTTTCTCGGTAATAATCGTGGTTCTTTCCGTCGTATGGTCCGCTTTCGGATATCTATTCTATAAGAGATCCGTCGCTCAAGACTCCGATAAGGATGTGAAGCATACCCAGTTTAACGCGAAACTTGCGGGTGGATATATCATCTTCTTCGCACTTTCCTTTTCCTTGGCTTCCATCGAGCTCGTGATGTCTCTCACACCTCACTGGTTCTCCACTATGTTCGGAGTCTACTGCTTTGCGGGAGCATACCAAGCCGGTCTTTCTTCCTTTATTCTGGTGGCATATTACCTGAAGAAGAGGGGATTCCTCGGTAACTTGGTGAACGAAAACCATATCCACGACTTAGGAAAGTTCCTACTCGGATTCACCGTATTCTGGGCTTACGTAGGATTCTCTCAGTTCATGTTGATTTGGTATGCGAACATCCCGGAAGAAACTTTCTTCTATGAGCAAAGATTGACCGGAGGCTGGGAATACCTTACTCTTGCCCTTCCGGCTATTAAATTTGCGGTTCCTTTCCTTTTGCTTCTGAATCGTCCCAACAAAAGAGACATCGACTTCCTGATGAAAGTAGCGATCTGGGTGATCTTTACTCAAGTGACCGAAATCTTCTGGCTGGTATATCCTTCGAACTTCGTGGATTTCTCTCTGGGCGGATACCTGGTATCTCTCGGAAGCACCGTAGGCGTGATCGGACTTTTCGCTCTGGTCGTTTTCAAACGATTGGAGAAAGCTCCGTTAATTCCGGTAGGCGATCCAAGATTGGAAGATTGTCTCCACCACCACCAATAAGGAATAGGATCATGAAAAAAGTAATACTGAACATAACGATCCTCGGAATCATGGCGCTCTTCGCGGGCGCCTGCTCCAATACCGCTCAGATCGTAGGCAATATCAATTGCCCTACGTTAGAGAAGGATAAAGTGGATCCCAAAGTCGCGATTTTGGCCGACGAACAACCGAATTCCGTCGTACGTGAATATCTTCCGGTGGGAACGGTGGTGAAAGTATACGATTACAGAAACCATTATTACATCGCTAAGAATCTTGTTCGTATCAAAACCGATAAGAACGAGGGGTGGGTAAATCCGGTTTGCTTGGTTGTTAATCAGGATCCCGCAAACTCCGTTTTCAAATGGGGATACCGTAAGGATTATAAACATTTCTATGATCCAGAAGATAGGGATCATTATAATGAGAAAACTCCGCCTTCCGCTTCTGCTGACGGTTATGAATTCGATATGTATAAGAATTTGTCCAAAGATAGAATCTCTTTGGAAGAACTTGCTCCGGAATTAAAGAAGTAAGAATACTCGTTCTTTTATCCGTTTCAAATGAATTCGAAAACCCCCTCCGGATCCGTTCGTTGGGGGATTTTTTTTGTCTTCTCCGAGGCCGACCGAGATATATTACGTAAATAACCGGAGGAAGAATGCTTCAATTAAACAAATATAAATTCGCTAAGAGGATCGGAATTATACTGATAGGAGTGTCGCTTTGGGATTGCAACGCCCATTATTTTTTAAAGTCGGCCGATTCCGAATTAACTGTTGCTCCTATAGTTAAGGAAAAGAAAGCCAAGGTCGCCTATGTGGGATTCGTTCCGTTTAGGTCTTATCTCTCCGCTTCTTCCGGCAGAAGCAGAACC
The sequence above is a segment of the Leptospira wolffii serovar Khorat str. Khorat-H2 genome. Coding sequences within it:
- a CDS encoding Lsa16 family lipoprotein adhesin, with amino-acid sequence MKKVILNITILGIMALFAGACSNTAQIVGNINCPTLEKDKVDPKVAILADEQPNSVVREYLPVGTVVKVYDYRNHYYIAKNLVRIKTDKNEGWVNPVCLVVNQDPANSVFKWGYRKDYKHFYDPEDRDHYNEKTPPSASADGYEFDMYKNLSKDRISLEELAPELKK
- a CDS encoding membrane protein, with amino-acid sequence MEGTVEQNLINFKLDSKTRNALVGMILVGLASLGIAAFGLGHENLRHEGGHSNPAWSAYLVGTFFILGITLAGVFFTSLAHITGAHWPVTLRRISEAYGTFIPVIGGLLLLLIVGAHDLYEWTHEDVVAEDHLLQHKKPLLNIGFFSVIIVVLSVVWSAFGYLFYKRSVAQDSDKDVKHTQFNAKLAGGYIIFFALSFSLASIELVMSLTPHWFSTMFGVYCFAGAYQAGLSSFILVAYYLKKRGFLGNLVNENHIHDLGKFLLGFTVFWAYVGFSQFMLIWYANIPEETFFYEQRLTGGWEYLTLALPAIKFAVPFLLLLNRPNKRDIDFLMKVAIWVIFTQVTEIFWLVYPSNFVDFSLGGYLVSLGSTVGVIGLFALVVFKRLEKAPLIPVGDPRLEDCLHHHQ